A window of the Loxodonta africana isolate mLoxAfr1 chromosome 3, mLoxAfr1.hap2, whole genome shotgun sequence genome harbors these coding sequences:
- the LOC100661358 gene encoding olfactory receptor 7D4-like gives MTVGSSLNVAFTFSSLHTSYMEAENQTKVSEFLLLGLSEDPELQLLFSGLFLSMYLVTVLGNLLIILTVSSDPHLHTPMYFFLSNLSFVDICFITTTVPKMLVNIQTHSKAISYIRCLTQVYFFVIFAGLDNFLLSLMAYDRFVAICHPLHYTVIMNPRLCVLLVLMSWVIIFWVSLLHILLMMHLNFCISTEVPHFFCELAQIIKLACSNTFINNIFLYVSTALLGVFPFSGILVSYYQIVSSLRRMSSAGDKYKAFSTCGSHLSVVFLFYGTGLGVYLSSVVTHSSQRSFIASVIYTVVTPMLNPFIYCLRNKDVKGALGNLLCRAASFL, from the coding sequence ATGACAGTTGGCAGTTCATTGAATGTTGCTTTTACTTTCTCCAGCCTTCACACTAGCTATATGGAagcagaaaaccaaacaaaagtttCAGAATTTCTCCTGCTGGGCCTCTCAGAGGATCCTGAACTTCAGCTGCTCTTCTCTGGACTCTTCCTGTCCATGTACCTGGTTACTGTCCTTGGGAACCTGCTCATCATTCTGACTGTCAGCTCTGAcccccacctccacacccccatgtacttcttcctctccaactTGTCCTTTGTTGACATCTGTTTCATCACCACCACAGtcccaaagatgctggtgaacatcCAGACACATAGCAAAGCCATATCTTACATACGGTGCCTCACTCAGGTATATTTCTTTGTGATTTTTGCTGGACTGGACAATTTTCTCCTGTCAttgatggcctatgaccgattTGTGGCCATCTGTCACCCCCTGCACTACACAGTCATCATGAATCCCCGCCTCTGTGTCTTGTTGGTTCTGATGTCTTGGGTCATCATTTTCTGGGTCTCTCTGCTTCATATTCTACTGATGATGCACCTGAACTTCTGTATAAGCACTGAAGTACCGCATTTCTTCTGTGAACTGGCTCAGATTATCAAATTGGCCTGCTCTAATACCTTCATCAATAACATCTTCTTGTATGTGTCAACTGCCCTGCTGGGTGTGTTTCCCTTCTCAGGGATCCTCGTCTCTTATTATCAGATTGTCTCTTCTTTAAGGAGGATGTCTTCTGCTGGGGACAAGTATAAGGCATTTTccacctgtgggtctcacctctctGTGGTCTTCTTGTTCTATGGGACAGGACTTGGGGTGTACCTCAGCTCTGTTGTAACTCATTCTTCCCAGAGAAGTTTTATTGCATCAGTGATATACACTGTGGTTACACCCATGCTGAACCCCTTCATATACTGCCTAAGGAATAAGGATGTGAAGGGAGCTCTGGGAAATCTCCTCTGTAGAGCAGCCTCTTTTCTATGA